The proteins below come from a single Miscanthus floridulus cultivar M001 chromosome 1, ASM1932011v1, whole genome shotgun sequence genomic window:
- the LOC136460625 gene encoding uncharacterized protein, with amino-acid sequence MRKGRLQRRGHDDGPRRQSSGEPLHGTGAYRALSASTGGSSGSLGRRGNYGGGAGVARHGLRAAMATAELRALGGCCSGEEGTPEGKWERGATRAGAGGDEGTPRRGVACAVKALVTHGRRRGHAARDV; translated from the coding sequence ATGCGGAAAGGTAGACTACAGCGGCGTGGCCACGATGACGGACCACGGCGGCAAAgctccggtgagcctttgcacggcACTGGGGCTTACCGAGCTCTGTCggcgagcacgggagggagcagtgggtcgctggggagacGGGGAAACTATGGTGgcggtgctggagtggctaggcacgggctgcgcgcggctatggcgacggcggagctgcgggcgctcggcggctgctgcagcgGGGAAGAAGGGACGCCAGAAGGGAAATGGGAGCGCGGGGCGACTcgggcgggtgctggcggtgatgaaggcacgcccaggcgcggcgtggcctgcgcggtcaagGCGCTGGTGACGCACGGCcgccgccggggacacgcggcgcgcgatgTCTGA
- the LOC136460632 gene encoding H/ACA ribonucleoprotein complex subunit GAR1-like produces the protein MRKGRLQRRGHDDGPRRRSSGEPLHGTGAYRALSASTGGSSGSLGRRGNYGGGAGVARHGLRAAMATAELRALGGCCSGEEGTPEGKWERGATRAGAGGDEGAPRCGVACAVRALVTHGRRRGHAARDV, from the coding sequence ATGCGGAAAGGTAGACTACAGCGGCGTGGCCACGATGACGGACCACGGCGGCGAAgctccggtgagcctttgcacggcACTGGGGCTTACCGAGCTCTGTCggcgagcacgggagggagcagtgggtcgctggggagacGGGGAAactatggtggtggtgctggagtggctaggcacgggctgcgcgcggctatggcgacggcggagctacgggcgctcggcggctgctgcagcgGGGAAGAAGGGACGCCAGAAGGGAAATGGGAGCGCGGGGCGACTcgggcgggtgctggcggtgatgaaggcgcgcccaggtgcggcgtggcctgcgcggtcagggcgctgGTGACGCACGGCcgccgccggggacacgcggcgcgcgatgtctga